In one Lolium rigidum isolate FL_2022 chromosome 3, APGP_CSIRO_Lrig_0.1, whole genome shotgun sequence genomic region, the following are encoded:
- the LOC124702850 gene encoding triadin-like, with product MEADAAAAAARGREAEIDKALRARVPFFKNQADSLTLEGVRRTLEKDMGLEIKSLDAHKKFIRQCIDKVFSEFGDENTSNASEKAEAKDDNLSKEGSEDAQSVSNKISSSADEPGARSSETEKDPEGARNQASGCDISEAMIKKAIDKRDSYFRENSETLTLVGVRRTLEEDLKLEKKALDAYKGFITKELDRVLVLQEPENGTMDVGKKEAQKDASQNTSKGSKRARQDSDTSELNDSHSEREDSDRAKRPKKRGAEKGKSIKQQKKVTVEKKLSTPKIKKVAKQDLDKSTKNKGGNSTEDNPHSSAEEDDKKRQQPAPVYGKQVERLKSIIKSCGMSIPPSVYRRAKQAPESKREAYLIKELEDILEKEGLSSHPSEKEIKAVKKRKERAKDLEGIDTSNIITSSRRRSSFIPMPVPKVEADSDDDEDEEVADDEENVEGGDKGGDAESADGSADDAGGDSD from the exons ATGGAGgcggacgccgcggccgccgccgcgcggggCAGGGAGGCAGAGATCGACAAGGCCCTACGCGCCCGCGTTCCCTTCTTCAAAAATCAGGCCGA CTCCTTGACCCTTGAAGGTGTTAGGAGAACGTTGGAGAAGGACATGGGGTTGGAGATAAAATCACTTGATGCTCATAAAAAGTTCATAAGGCAATGTATAGACAAG GTGTTTTCTGAATTTGGTGATGAGAATACTAGTAATGCATCAGAGAAGGCTGAAGCTAAAGATGATAATTTGTCCAAGGAAGGATCGGAAGATGCGCAATCAGTGTCGAACAAAATCTCCTCCAGTGCTGATGAGCCGGGGGCAAGATCTAGTGAGACAGAGAAAGATCCGGAGGGAGCAAGAAATCAAGCTTCTGGTTGTGATATAAGCGAAGCTATGATCAAGAAAGCTATCGATAAAAGGGATTCTTATTTTAGAGAGAACTCAGA AACTCTTACTTTAGTAGGAGTTCGCCGAACTTTAGAAGAAGACCTCAAGCTTGAGAAGAAAGCTTTGGATGCTTACAAGGGTTTTATTACCAAAGAGTTAGACAGA GTTTTGGTTTTGCAAGAACCTGAAAATGGGACAATGGATGTTGGCAAAAAGGAGGCACAAAAGGATGCTAGCCAAAACACAAGTAAAGGCTCTAAAAGAGCTCGTCAAGACTCTGATACCTCTGAACTAAATGATAGCCATAGTGAGAGGGAGGACAGTGATAGAGCTAAGAGACCAAAAAAGAGAGGGGCTGAGAAGGGCAAATCTATAAAACAGCAGAAAAAGGTTACAGTGGAGAAGAAATTGTCAACTCCCAAGATTAAAAAGGTTGCAAAACAAGACTTAGATAAAAGTACTAAAAACAAAGGTGGAAATTCGACAGAAGATAATCCCCATTCATCTGCTGAGGAAGATGACAAG AAAAGACAACAGCCAGCTCCAGTGTATGGCAAACAAGTAGAACGTCTGAAGTCAATAATCAAATCTTGTGGAATGAG TATTCCACCTTCTGTGTATCGGAGGGCAAAGCAGGCCCCCGAAAGCAAGCGCGAGGCTTATTTGATAAAGGAGTTAGAGGATATACTTGAAAAGGAAGGATTGTCTTCACACCCTTCTGAAAAAG AAATTAAAGCAGTGAAAAAAAGAAAGGAGAGAGCAAAGGATCTTGAGGGCATAGACACGAGCAATATTATTACAAGTTCTCGCCGGAGAAGTTCTTTCATACCCATGCCAGTGCCTAAAGTTGAAGCTGATagtgacgatgatgaagatgaagaagttGCAGATGATGAGGAGAATGTAGAGGGTGGAGATAAAGGTGGCGATGCAGAATCTGCTGATGGATCTGCTGATG ATGCTGGAGGGGACAGCGATTGA